The Scyliorhinus canicula chromosome 17, sScyCan1.1, whole genome shotgun sequence DNA window atgagcgtgggaTCAGgtataatgcctggatctggtatgtctctcttgtggagaccatgaatttaattcaatttgaattggtttttggagcaggcaaggaacttcattaggggtttgcccctgcccACACAGagctttggctttgtaactcaaaGTTAAAAATAAACACTGCCTTCCTCGATGGACCACTGTTCTGTCCTCTCAAATGCCCATTGCCACTGTTTAGCAGACACTCCCAGCTGTGTAGTTCAATGAAGAAAAAgaaattaatgaaaatcgcttattgtcactaggcttcaatgaagttactttgaaaagtccctagtcgccacattccagcatctgttcggggaggctggtacgggaatataccAATGACACTCGCACAACGAAGCAGATTCATTAGAGATGACCAAATAGTCACTCACCTACTGCAAAGCTTACACTTAAACAAGTAGCAGCAGCTGAAAAAGATGTTACATCCTGAGCTACAAACATTATTGCATCAGTTGCTGTCACACAAGTATTGCACACAAACTGCGCCAAGGTGGGCATCAAGCAGAAAAACACTAATCTAGGACAATTTAAGTTGATTTAATAACAATGGTTATCAAGGCCTTCTCTCATGCTGCATACTAAAATGAAAGTTAAGAGTGCAAAAATTAATCAGCCAACTAATTTTGATTACACACAAGAAAATGATTGGATCATACTTATTGGTATCGCCAAGTGAACTCTTGACTTGCACTAGTTAGGATAGATTACATGAACCAATACTCCGACAATTCAGAGCAGAATCAAGATGAGAACTGGCAcacaaatcatgggctggatttatTGACCACCCCATTTCGGcctgaacagctggtaaatcccacccatgcaTCATTTACTGACAGCAGATACCTCAGTTGTGTAGTCACATCAAAGCGAAAAGTTAAAATTAGGGGACACCAACAGGTATCAGCAACTCATTACAATTTTTTCTTTCATAACCAAGTCTTGAAGTGAAGAAACTCCATCAGCATTTCAAAGCAGCCACGCCAGTCTCATCATGAGACAATAATTATGTAGggtagcatgatagcacagtgggtagcacagctccagggtcccaggtttgattcccggcttgggtcactgtctgtgcagagtctgcacgttctgacgtgtctgcatgggtttcttctggatgttccagtttcctcccacaagtcccgaaagatgtgctgttaggtgaattggacattctgaattcttcctctatgTATCCGAACAGACAACGGAGTGTcatggggtttttcacagtaacttcattgcagtgttaatgtaagcctacttgtgacaataaagattatgtagGTCCACTGCAAACAACCTTAAGTAAGCACACTATAAACAAGTTCATGCCTTTCAATAAACCTTGAAGCTAGTGCAAGCTTTTCTTCAAAAACATACCCCAGTAGAAGATTAAAAGCAGGTTTTGACAAAATATCAGTTCAAAATATTATTTGGTGGTATGGGTGGAAAAAGAGACTAACATACATTTTCCTTATATTCGGAGAAATGTAAACGAAGACCATGGAAGAAGAGGAGCGGACATCTCCATGTATACACCGACTGTCATGAGAAAACATTTTATAAAGAAAGTTCCTCCCAATGCCAAAAATATTTTCAGTAGGAAACACAAGATATTGGACGCAGCAAAATTGTAAATGCAATATTTTCCCAACTAATTCAATAACCAAGTGCAGAGATTTTCCCCTGTATACTCACATATAGATTTATAGTGAACTGCAAATTGgtggattgtttttggtgttgctCCTCAATTATTAAAATGTGCTCTGAATAGAATGAAATAGCAGTGATACTTCATATAGCAAAACTTTGGGGaggtttttttttattaaggtaAATCATCCAGCAAAAATTTTGACAGGAAGTGGGTACATACAGCCATCTGCCCTTTTAAAAGAGATGTTAATTTCCATTAGAAACTAGTTTTACATGATTGCAAAGGTTTTTCTTTACAAAAAtgacaaatttaaaattaaaatattttcacaTTAGATTTCCAGGCcccacatttttattttttttcaccaAAATATTTTACCTGGTTACAAAACTAACCCACAAAACCACTGGAATGTTTTGACACAAACAACTTTCTCCTTACTCTTCCCCACGTGTAATAGCCTAACACCACAAATACCTGGTGAATTAAAATCAGACCTTTTGAAGTATGACACAAGACAAACATTGACAGAAGTCAATAACTACCACCATTTACTTATCCCACATATCACATTAACTACAACAATCACAATTTTAAAACAATGATTCTTTAGGGTTTGCATACCCCCAAATAATCTTGAGATGTGGGTGTTTCCATAATTAAATTCATGCTAAAAAAACCTTGTATTTATAAAATAGTTGATAAAAATATTCCTCTCTGTTAACAATACAGTATGGAGGTATGGATGCCATTGATGGAGATGACGGGCAGATGCAGTTACTCTGACTTGGCTTCTTTTTCTTCACAGCTTTCAGTAGACTGTGCCTAAAATGTGAAAAAAGGTACAATGTAATcagggcaattacggatggggAATGAACACTGACCTTGGTCAGTGATGTCCATTCTACGAATGAATTAAACAGAAAAAGTTAAatatattgcagaaaataagtttTGGCTTTGGAAGGATATTATTAGTTGTAACCAGTTAACTGCATAAATAACTGAAAATGTAGATTATAGCCTTGCTCAGTCAGCTCACAGTATTCCAAAAGACTTGTGTGAAAGATTCTATTTTGTTTGTCATTGAAGTTTGTATATTAACAACCATAGACAAAATTTCAAGCAAACATTTCGTAGATTACTGAATATTATTTTCTGTTGGTTTAATATACATCTCTCGGGATAATGAAGTAAATGCCCCCTCTGCCTAATCTAATTTGTCTTGTACATCAGAAAAGAGTAGCCACCATCAAGTGAGGAACAGAGAGGTTAAGGCTTTACTTATACCATTGAAACATTAACAACTTTACTCCATAGTTAACAAGAAGATcacggagagagaggggaaagctaTTGGAAAGCATTCAAAAGCACTGCTGAGTTATATCACTTTTCAACTGAGAAAGGATCTGAGAGACACCTTGATCCTGCTGCAGCAATGTATCCTGTAGACTTCCAGAATCTTTCACCTTGTCACTTCCAGGCCCAGGGCACAACACTCAACATGATGATCCCTCAACTGTTAAATATTTGACTGTTTCCCCAGATTTGATTACTTGAATTTATGAAATTAGGTTTATTAAAAGTATAGATGTATTTTTTTCCTAAAAGAGCAAATAGTCTACaagtacaaaaaaaaatcagtaaaAATGTGCTTGTACCCGTATTGCTCACCTTGGCTCTACCATCAGAAAAAGCTGGAAAGTGTCAAAGCACCTCCCAGAAATAAAGGCAGGAATCTCGGGCCCAGTCAGTCATTCTCTCAATACTGACCGTATCTGCAGCAAGTTTTAAAATTACTATAGTTTACTATTTGCACAGAACATAAAAGAACTGAATGACACTGTAATACCTGATAATGGATCAAATAACTTCTCACCTGTTAAACCAGCTATGTATTTTAAATTAAGGAACTCTATGCAAGTCCAGTGGGGAAATGGAAGTgattggggggaggagaagagaagaGGAGACAATAGAAAGTACATGATATACAGAATTTCAAACTGAAGAAATTCAAATAACAAGGATTAAACAAACTAATGGATCAAATAACTTctcatgtgctaaaccagctatgtattttaaattaaggaactttgtgcaagttcggtggagaaatggaaagggggacaAGAGGAGACAACAGAAAGTACATGATATACAGAATATCAAACTGAAAACATTAAAATAACGAGGATTGAAAACTACAATTGCTTAGTTTTTAAATATTATAGGCTTTCAGCTATATGAAACAAACAGTTTAACATTGCTGCTTTCCAATCAGAAATTTACCTCATCGTTTTTGGCTTCTCCATTCTCAGAGGGAGTTTCTTCCTTTGCATCATCTTGGTTAGGCTCTTCTTTGCCTTTTGCTCCTTTTTTTCCTTTTGCTGGTGCTTTCTTTTCCTCCTTCTTGTCATTGGCAACCTTTTCTTTCTGTGAAGATGAATCCAGCACATTACCACCAAACTGTTAGAGCAGAATCAAGTAATCTCTTAATATGAAAGTGACATCATCCCACTTCATGGTTCATTAATGCTGTGCGATTCAAAACTCTGTAGTAAACAAAGTTTAATTTTATTTAATTACATTAAGAGTTACTGAAGTAAGTGACATGCTTTTTTCTAAAATGATAAAACATTTAATAAGTACACCCACTGGCATTAGCAAACATCCAAGTGCTAGTATAGTGATAAAAaaataattcatgggatgtggccgtcacaggcatgaccagcatttattgcccgcaaGATGGTtgcaagctgccttcttgaactattgcagtccatatggtacacccacaatgctgttagggagggagttccagtattttgaccagcGACACTGAACAGTGATAGGTTGCCAAGTCAGGGGGTTGAGTGGCTTGGAGAAGGAACTTCCAAGTGATGGTGCTCCCAGGTCTCTGCTGCTCCTGCCCTTCCAGTCCTGAATTTGGAAGGTGGTCTAAGGAGCCTCGGAGAGTACGTGCAGTACATCTAGTCAATgatatacactgctgccactgtgcaagtggtggagggagtaaatgaacaatcaagccagctgttttggcctggatggtgcttCTGAatgtcatccagacaagtggaaagTATGCCACCACACTCGTGACGTGCACTTGTAgataatggacaggctttgggtagtTACTTGTTGAAGGATTCCCAGCCTAACCTGCtttagtagccacagtatttccgTGGTATGTCCAGTTCAGTGcctggtaaccaccaggatgttgatagtgggggattcagcaatggtaatgccattgaatgtcaaggggtgatggttagattctctcttgttggagatggtcattgcctggcatttgtgtggcacaaatgttccccaaaccagtggagagtttcccccttgattcccattgcctCTAGTTTTGCGAGGACTACCTGATGCtacattcagtcaaatgctgccttgatgtcaaggacagtcactctcacctcacccctggagttcagctcttttgttcacgtTTGAGCCAAAGTTGTAACCAGGAGCAGAGTGGCCCTGGCGGAATGGAAActagtgtccgtgagcaggttattgctgagtaattgATTACTTCTGCCACCACTTTACTGAtggtcaagagtagactgatggcaAAGAGTAGaccgatggggtggtaattggtcgTGTACGCACAGGAcattcctgggcaattttccacactgcCGGGTAATGCcattgttgtagctgcactggaacagttaGGCTAGGGGGTGCAGCAagtcctggagcacaagtcttcagtcccATTGCTGGAATACTGTCAGGGTCCAAAggctttgcagcatccagtgccttcagccactt harbors:
- the hmgn7 gene encoding high mobility group nucleosomal binding domain 7 translates to MNRVTMSSKRKLTGEQREEPKRRSPRLLKKPTVPKAEPKQKKAPAKKEKVANDKKEEKKAPAKGKKGAKGKEEPNQDDAKEETPSENGEAKNDEAQSTESCEEKEAKSE